The following proteins are co-located in the Nonlabens ponticola genome:
- the cysD gene encoding sulfate adenylyltransferase subunit CysD: MPKVLITKELEAEAIYIIREVVAQFEKPVLLFSGGKDSITLLHLARKAFFPAKIPFPLLHVDTGHNFPETIDFRDELVEKYDLDLIVAHVQDNIDAGIVKEETGRYSSRNQLQTQTLLDAIEEHGFDACMGGARRDEEKARAKERIFSVRNDFGEWDEKNQRPELFDLLNGMIELGQNVRCFPISNWTELDVWNYIRSEKIEIPSIYYAHERSVFERDGLIWSDSPYVYRDDHEEVAVKWVRFRTVGDMSCTAAVASTATDIDTVIEEISGSTISERGARIDDKRSEAAMETRKQQGYF, translated from the coding sequence ATGCCTAAGGTTTTGATTACCAAGGAGTTGGAAGCCGAGGCGATCTATATCATACGTGAGGTCGTCGCGCAGTTTGAGAAACCAGTCCTTTTGTTCTCTGGCGGTAAGGACAGCATCACATTGTTGCATCTTGCCCGCAAGGCCTTTTTTCCCGCCAAAATTCCGTTCCCTTTATTACATGTAGATACAGGTCATAACTTTCCTGAGACCATAGATTTCAGGGATGAGTTGGTGGAGAAATATGATCTGGACTTGATCGTGGCTCACGTTCAGGACAACATCGATGCAGGAATCGTTAAGGAAGAAACTGGTCGCTATTCCAGTCGCAACCAACTGCAGACACAAACCTTGCTGGACGCCATTGAAGAACATGGCTTTGATGCCTGCATGGGCGGCGCGAGACGCGACGAGGAAAAGGCACGCGCCAAGGAACGTATTTTCTCTGTACGCAATGACTTCGGCGAATGGGATGAAAAAAACCAGAGACCCGAACTTTTTGATCTACTCAACGGCATGATCGAATTAGGCCAGAATGTGCGATGTTTCCCTATTTCTAATTGGACAGAATTGGACGTCTGGAATTATATAAGGAGTGAAAAAATCGAGATACCATCGATCTATTATGCCCACGAGCGATCTGTTTTTGAGCGTGACGGCTTGATCTGGAGCGACTCACCTTATGTATATCGCGATGATCATGAAGAGGTCGCAGTCAAATGGGTGCGATTTAGGACTGTTGGCGATATGTCCTGCACGGCAGCGGTCGCCAGCACCGCGACAGATATTGACACCGTAATTGAAGAAATAAGCGGCAGCACGATTTCAGAACGTGGTGCTCGCATCGACGACAAGCGCAGTGAGGCCGCCATGGAAACCCGTAAGCAACAAGGATATTTTTAA
- a CDS encoding sulfate adenylyltransferase subunit 1 has translation MNVLKIATAGSVDDGKSTLIGRLLYDTQSLPTDKLEAIKKSSEKKGYDYLDLSLATDGLVAEREQGITIDVAHIYFSTPDRSYIIADSPGHVEYTRNMITGASTSKASIILIDARKGVVEQTFRHFYINHLLQTSHLIIAVNKMDLVDYDESAFAKAVQQFQSLLDKHPSEKRKVHFVPVSALKGDNVVSKSAEMPWYQGSPILENLSKIDTIAEDSQSFLQVQNVIRPKTEEYHDYRGFAGRIRGAHLSIGDQITVLPSMKTSTVDGIYFNGAKYDEAPVGSSVSVTLKDEVNVDRGDILMTQPPADLELTKNIQATICWMDSTPLRPRTKFHLQYGTQRMTCRVEQITSKKSADFHQDIIDVDQLELNDIATIQLKLSKPIPAITYDQSKELGRFILIDPQSRNTAAVGFIE, from the coding sequence ATGAATGTATTGAAGATTGCTACCGCAGGTAGCGTGGATGATGGAAAAAGCACCTTGATAGGCAGATTGTTGTACGACACGCAATCGCTACCTACGGACAAACTTGAGGCGATAAAAAAGAGCAGCGAGAAGAAAGGATACGATTACCTAGACCTATCGCTAGCTACCGACGGCCTTGTTGCAGAGCGTGAACAAGGCATCACGATTGACGTGGCGCACATCTATTTCTCGACACCAGACCGCAGCTACATCATCGCAGACTCGCCAGGCCATGTAGAATACACGCGAAATATGATCACTGGCGCCAGCACCAGCAAGGCCAGTATTATCTTGATCGATGCTAGAAAAGGCGTTGTCGAGCAGACCTTTAGGCATTTTTATATCAACCATTTATTGCAGACCAGTCACTTGATCATAGCGGTCAATAAAATGGATCTAGTAGATTATGACGAGTCCGCTTTCGCGAAAGCAGTACAACAATTCCAATCTCTGCTAGACAAACACCCGTCGGAAAAGCGAAAGGTGCATTTTGTGCCAGTAAGCGCACTCAAGGGCGATAACGTCGTGAGCAAATCTGCCGAAATGCCATGGTATCAAGGAAGCCCAATCTTAGAAAACCTATCCAAAATAGATACGATTGCGGAAGACTCGCAGAGTTTCTTACAAGTCCAGAATGTCATACGTCCCAAGACCGAAGAATATCATGACTACCGTGGTTTTGCAGGACGCATCAGAGGCGCACATTTATCAATCGGCGACCAGATTACCGTGCTGCCGTCCATGAAGACAAGCACCGTTGACGGTATTTATTTTAATGGCGCTAAGTATGACGAGGCGCCAGTGGGCAGTTCAGTTAGTGTGACTTTGAAAGATGAGGTCAACGTCGATCGCGGCGATATTTTGATGACGCAACCACCAGCCGATCTTGAACTAACCAAAAACATTCAAGCCACCATCTGCTGGATGGACAGCACGCCATTGCGACCGCGCACTAAATTTCACTTACAATACGGTACTCAACGCATGACTTGCCGTGTAGAGCAAATCACCTCAAAAAAATCAGCAGATTTCCACCAGGATATCATCGATGTCGATCAACTCGAACTCAATGACATCGCCACAATTCAGCTCAAACTGAGCAAACCTATTCCAGCGATCACATACGACCAATCAAAAGAACTCGGCCGCTTCATTCTTATTGATCCACAAAGCAGAAATACTGCTGCCGTTGGGTTCATTGAATAA
- a CDS encoding NAD(P)/FAD-dependent oxidoreductase, which yields MITTDILIIGAGPTGLFAVFEAGLLKLKCHIIDALAQPGGQCSELYPKKPIYDIPGFPEVLAGDLVDNLMKQIEPFQPGFTLGERAETIERQEDGSFIVTTNKGTKHHAKVVAIAGGLGSFEPRKPIIDCLEKYEDKGLAYMIKDPEDYRGKRVVIAGGGDSALDWSIFLADVASEVTLVHRREEFRGALDSVEKVEELVEQDKIRLVTPAEILDINGEGKVESVLLQHNDEAKRMEVIECDAFIPLFGLAPKLGPIADWGLEIEKNAIKVDNTLDYQTNVPGIYAIGDVNTYPGKLKLILCGFHEATLMCQSAYQRIFPDKRYVMKYTTVGGVNGFDGSRKEAEKAVVKKIGNKQNV from the coding sequence ATGATTACCACAGATATATTGATAATTGGAGCAGGCCCTACGGGACTTTTCGCCGTTTTTGAAGCTGGACTGCTGAAACTAAAATGTCATATCATTGATGCCTTGGCACAACCTGGCGGTCAGTGCAGTGAGCTGTATCCTAAAAAGCCTATTTATGATATTCCAGGTTTTCCTGAAGTTTTGGCTGGCGATCTAGTTGATAATCTAATGAAGCAAATCGAGCCGTTCCAACCTGGATTTACCCTAGGTGAGCGTGCAGAAACCATTGAGCGACAAGAAGACGGTAGTTTTATTGTTACCACTAATAAAGGCACTAAGCATCACGCCAAAGTCGTTGCTATTGCTGGTGGTTTGGGTTCTTTTGAACCACGCAAACCTATTATCGATTGTCTAGAGAAATATGAAGATAAAGGTCTTGCCTATATGATCAAGGATCCCGAAGATTATCGCGGTAAGCGAGTTGTCATCGCTGGAGGCGGCGACAGCGCCCTTGACTGGTCCATTTTCTTGGCAGATGTTGCCAGCGAGGTGACATTGGTTCACAGACGTGAAGAATTCCGCGGTGCGCTAGATAGTGTTGAGAAAGTAGAAGAACTGGTAGAGCAAGACAAGATCAGGTTGGTAACACCAGCCGAAATCCTTGACATTAACGGTGAAGGAAAGGTCGAGTCTGTTTTGTTGCAACACAACGACGAGGCAAAACGTATGGAAGTCATCGAGTGCGATGCTTTTATTCCACTCTTCGGTCTTGCCCCTAAATTGGGCCCGATAGCCGATTGGGGTCTCGAGATAGAAAAAAATGCGATCAAAGTTGATAACACATTAGATTATCAAACTAATGTTCCAGGCATCTATGCTATTGGTGATGTGAATACCTATCCAGGTAAATTGAAGTTGATCCTTTGTGGTTTCCACGAGGCGACATTAATGTGTCAAAGTGCCTACCAGCGAATTTTTCCAGACAAGCGTTATGTGATGAAATACACCACCGTAGGTGGCGTCAACGGTTTTGACGGTTCTAGAAAAGAAGCCGAAAAAGCAGTCGTCAAAAAAATAGGAAATAAGCAGAATGTCTGA
- a CDS encoding 2Fe-2S iron-sulfur cluster-binding protein yields the protein MSDIKMTIIDRDGQRHEVDAPTDMNMNVMEVCKAYDLPVQAVCGGMAMCATCQCYIISDHDLGERNDDEEAMLWEAQNVKDNSRLGCQIPITEDLEGLVIELAPEE from the coding sequence ATGTCTGATATAAAAATGACCATCATCGATCGCGATGGCCAGCGCCACGAGGTCGATGCACCAACTGACATGAACATGAATGTCATGGAAGTCTGCAAGGCCTATGATTTACCAGTCCAAGCCGTTTGCGGCGGTATGGCCATGTGCGCTACTTGCCAGTGCTACATCATCAGCGACCACGATCTAGGCGAGCGCAACGACGATGAAGAAGCCATGCTTTGGGAAGCTCAAAACGTAAAAGACAATTCCAGACTGGGCTGCCAGATTCCGATTACTGAGGATTTGGAAGGATTGGTTATTGAGCTGGCGCCTGAGGAGTGA